The genome window NNNNNNNNNNNNNNNNNNNNNNNNNNNNNNNNNNNNNNNNNNNNTCCACAGTGCCCGTTAGGGATACTGGGGGGCATTCTCACAGTCCACAGTGCCCGTTAGGGATACTGGGGGGCATTCTCACAGACCACAGTGCCCGTTAGGGATATTGGGGGGCATTCTCACAGACCACAGTGCTCGTTAGGGATATTGGGGGGCATTCTCACAGACCACAGTGCCCGTTAGGGATACTGGGGAGCATTCTCACAGACCACAGTGCCCGTTAGGGATACTGGGGAGCATTCTCACAGACCACAGTTTAATACAGTTCTCCAAGATCAGGTTGTAGTCAGGGCTGGAGCCCAGAATTCTGCTTCAGAATACACAGCACAGAAGGCTGACCCTGACGTGTTTATGTATttctagagatggctcagccattaagagcacttgttgctctttcagaggacccaggtctacTCCCAGCACATTATATCTATTATTAGTATAATGTGCCATATTATATTTCAAAGAGTGCACACGGTAGGCATGAGCAGGATGGAAAGGTTgttactggggctggtgagatggcttagtgggtaagagcacctgactgctcttcccaaggtccagagttcaaataccagcaaccacatggtggctcacaaccatccgtaacaagatctgactccctcttctggagtgtctgaagacagctacagtgtacttacatataataaataaataaaatcttttaaaaaaaaaaaaaaaaaggttgttactgctttgtttcattgtttctgagacagggtttctgtgtaccctgagtgtcctggaactcagagaatctgtccacctctgcctcctgcgcaCTGGGATTAAGTGACAACACCACCACACTCGGCTTCCggcatcttttcttccttaaccCTTGGGCCAGTGCTAGCAACGTCTCCCACACAGTGGTCCTGCGTCCTCTCAAAGCTGGCTACTTCAACTTCACTTCTGCCACGATTACTTACCTGGCCCAGGAGGGTGGGCCTGTTGTGGTAAGTCCTCCAAACCCTGAGCTGGGTGGGGCTTCAGGTCCCTTAAAAACTCCCTAGTTTCTTCTCAGAGtgtattgatttttatgtatgtgattgtgtgtgtgcgcgcgtgcgtgcgcacgcATGCATGTATGTTGGCTGTCCATAGATGCCAgtaggcatcagatcccctggctGTCTCTCCTTACAAACTCTTGCAAAAAATTTCCACAGTAGCTGCTAAGACAGGGTGACTATATACCTGGACTGGTCCTAAGTCTGGTTCCAATCGTAAAGTTCCATAACCACTAGCTGCACCCAGCGGGAGACCATagcttctcctcccctcttccctttgctcTCCCTTTAGTCTGGAACGTGTTGCTTGCTCTCCCATTTTACAGCTGTCCTTGCCATTTTCAGTCACCTTCCCAGGCTCCTCTGTTACTGTCTTTTCCTCTCTTAGAAGGTTCTGTTTACCACCCAGAGACCAAGCTTTTCCACCTGCTACTAGTATCCCCCcaggagccctgcctgcctgtctgccttcccccctcccctcccctcccctcccctcgcctctgcctcccaagagttgTGACGAAAAGTGCACATCACAATGACCAGCTgaatcttctttttcctcccctcccctcccctcgcctctgcctcccaagagttgTGACGAAAAGTGCACATCACAATGACCAGctgaatcttctttttttttttgagacagggtttctatgtacagctctggctgtcctggaactcactttgtagaccgggctggcctcaaactcagaaatccgcctgcctctgcctcccgagtgctgggattaaaggcgtgcgccaccacgcccggcctgaatCTTTTTTTAAGCTTAGTTTGAGACAGATtctcctgtagcctaggctggtctttcTCAAACTCTCAAAATATGAATGAGGccggtcttgaactcctgatcggGCCTCCGTcacccacgtgctgggattacgaGTATGAGCCGCTATGCCCAGCATTACCCAGTGCTTGGTGGGTTAACAGACACAAAAAACAAAGGTTCACTCGCCACCTGAGAACAGAGTTATTTGCAGTGAGCTCCAAACTCTTGGACCCTCTTGAAAGCAAAGGAATGTGAAGCTGTTCCAGCCCCCCTCTGATAAAGTACATTTGGGTGGGGCTTTAACATATTCGGGGTGCTTCTTAGTACTTCAGCTGAGCCCTGTCAGCCCTGTGAAGTAGAAAAGGGTGTTTTCTCTTGAAGAATAAGTAAATGATTGCAGAGGACTTGTAACTCCATTATACACCTTGTCTTATAGACAGGAGTGGGCCTAAGTGTGGTGGATTGAGTTTTGGGTTGAGTTATGTAGCTGGCCTGAGCTGTTTAACACTCACTGTGTGGTGAGTCCCACTGTGTGAGACTTAAGCTCTCCTTGCTCCCGATCTCCTTTTCTATACAAAATGCTAAAGGGAATActctctgatttttgttttttttttgtttgtttgttttgtttttcgagacagggtttctctgtgtagtcctggctgtcctggaactcactttgtagaNNNNNNNNNNNNNNNNNNNNNNNNNNNNNNNNNNNNNNNNNNNNNNNNNNNNNNNNNNNNNNNNNNNNNNNNNNNNNNNNNNNNNNNNNNNNNNNNNNNNNNNNNNNNNNNNNNNNNNNNNNNNNNNNNNNNNNNNNNNNNNNNNNNNNNNNNNNNNNNNNNNNNNNNNNNNNNNNNNNNNNNNNNNNNNNNNNNNNNNNNNNNNNNNNNNNNNNNNNNNNNNNNNNNNNNNNNNNNNNNNNNNNNNNNNNNNNNNNNNNNNNNNNNNNNNNNNNNNNNNNNNNNNNNNNNNNNNNNNNNNNNNNNNNNNNNNNNNNNNNNNNNNNNNNNNNNNNNNNNNNNNNNNNNNNNNNNNNNNNNNNNNNNNNNNNNNNNNNNNNNNNNNNNNNNNNNNNNNNNNNNNNNNNNNNNNNNNNNNNNNNNNNNNNNNNNNNNNNNNNNNNNNNNNNNNNNNNNNNNNNNNNNNNNNNNNNNNNNNNNNNNNNNNNNNNNNNNNNNNNNNNNNNNNNNNNNNNNNNNNNNNNNNNNNNNNNNNNNNNNNNNNNNNNNNNNNNNNNNNNNNNNNNNNNNNNNNNNNNNNNNNNNNNNNNNNNNNNNNNNNNNNNNNNNNNNNNNNNNNNNNNNNNNNNNNNNNNNNNNNNNNNNNNNNNNNNNNNNNNNNNNNNNNNNNNNNNNNNNNNNNNNNNNNNNNNNNNNNNNNNNNNNNNNNNNNNNNNNNNNNNNNNNNNNNNNNNNNNNNNNNNNNNNNNNNNNNNNNNNNNNNNNNNNNNNNNNNNNNNNttcaagacagggtttctctgtttagccctggctgtcctggaactcattctgtagaccagactggcctcgaactcagaaatctgcctgcctctgcctccccagtgctgggattaaaggcctgcgccgcCACACCCGGCAGGAGGTGATGTCGAAGCTTGCCTTAACGGCTTTTTCTTCTCCAGCTCGGCTCCAGCAGCGCCCCTGGACAGGGAGGGATCCTCGCCCAGCGGGAGTTTGACCGGAGATTCTCTCCCCATTTCGTAAGCATTCCTAGTGTCTGCCATTGCCAAACCCTGGGCCTCCCTTCTGCTCAGCCTTTAGTATAGAGATGCCTGACTTAGAGTTCTGTGTCACTTGGAGGCCCCAATAGAGTCACCAAAACTTGGTGGGGGTCACCAAGTTTTGGGATAGTTGAGTGTTATACAGCACCTGGCTGGAGTTTGGAGAGAATTTTTCAGAGCTGACTAAACACTGAATGAGGGAATTTAATTCATTCAAAGCTCTAAATGATACACAGTCTGTCCCATCAGGTGGCCTGGGGGCTGAGTATGTAGCATGGTTTGTCTGCCCTGTATGGCcagggccctgggttctatcccagcACTTCGTGGAAAATGAAGGCAGGGGCATGAGGGGTTCCTCAGCAACCATTTAGTCAGTTTGCAACCGGCTTGACTGCAGAGATGCAGGAGCAACAAAATTCCCCTGATGGTATGGTATACGGGACTCAGTAAGGCATGGGAGGGGAGCTCTGGTCAGGCAGGCCTTACACTGGACCCTGGTGGGGCTGTAGTCAACACCACCTATTCAGACTTTGAGTCCAGAGAGGATTCAGCCAGGCAaagaggagctgagggaggagaGACTCAGATTGAGAACAGCTCAGATTGACTCAAGGCTGGGTGTGAGCCTGGAATGACAAGTATTTAACAAGGATGGAAGGTGGAGTATGAAGGAGATAGCCTAAGGTCAAGACATCCCCTCTTAGGGCATCCCCCTTCTCAAACACTATGTATAATTTGAGTGAGGTGAGACTTGGCTGCACAGCTTGAAAGGAGACTAGTTATAGAAAGCCATGTTGTCTGAGGGAGAGGCTGGCAAAGTCCTGTTTACATCCTGGGCCCTGCTGCTCCCTTCCCATCCCATGGGaccattccctccttccttttccctcctgcaTCTGTATCCAGACTCCTAAGCAAGCCCTTGTTTTCCTCCACAGCTGGACTGGGCAGCCTTTGGAGTCATGACCTTGCCCTCCATAGGCATCCCCCTGCTCCTGTGGTATTCCAGCAAGAGGAAATACGATACTCCCAAACCCAAGAAGAACTGAATGCAGCTTCCTTGGCCCTTCTCTCCCAAGAAACCAGGTTTTTCTAGACTCCAGAGGGTGTCAAATGTGTTCTCTTGGCCCATGGCTATTTCGTCCTGAATCTTATCCCAAACTCAACTAGAATGCAAGGGGCAGGCCTGGAGGTTCCAGAGGGCCTCCCTCCCTGTTGTCACTGAAGCCATATAGACAGGACAGCCCTTAGCCACAACTTCGGGGCTTGAGGGTCCCACCAGGTGCTGTTGGTATATTATTAGCAGTGTGAACTCTTTGGGGTCCAGGAGGGGCCCTTTGGACACTGTCTGACACCCCCATTCCCTGGCAGCTCCTCTCAAGAGGGTAGAGGATTATGGGGGCTACACAGGCCCTGCCTAGATTAGGGGCACTTACCAAATGgattttctaataaaaacaaatgccaTACCTATGTGTTTGTCTTGCGTCAACAGACAAGTCAGTTTGCAGCCCAGGTTTTGAAGCTCCAGCTCCTGGGCTATGGGTCAGCCAGGGGGCTTTCTTGGCCTTGAAGTGTGGGCTATTCCCAGAGATGTGCCTGATTCCTTTTGAACCCCTGTGCTCATGGCTCTCCAAGACTGGAGATGGTCCTGGTCTATTTACTGGCCTTTCTAGCCCACTAGtctaactcagtggttctcaacctgggggtcaaaggaccctttcacaggggtcaaatatcaggtatttacaactcataacagtggcaaaattgcagttatgaagtagcaatgagaataaccttatggttgggggtcaccaccacatgaggaactgtattaaagggtcacagcattaggaaggttgagagccactgctctaagtgGGGGGTTTCTAGGGGTGgaagagatggttaagagcactagctgttctgtTGGAtttgggttctattcccagtgtggtggttcacacctctAATTCCAAGGAATCCAGTGGCCTCTTCTAGACTCTGCTGGAACCAGGTGCTTGATtgatacacagagatacatgcaggaaaaaaaaaaacaaacaaaaactcatacatagtttttaaaattaagttttaaaaaactaaatggCAGctctaggactggagagatggctcagcagcaaggtacatactgctcttgcagaggacccaaattcagaaACTCGCATCTATGTCAGGTGGCCTTTAACTCATGCGATAGTGGATCTAACACCCTTTtatgacctctgcaggcacctgcacatatacccataaataaaagttattaaaggggactggtgagatggctcaacgggtaggaacactgctcttccgaaggtcctgagttcaaatcccagcaaccacatggtgtctcacaaccacccgtaatgagatctgatgccctcttctggtgcgtctgaagacaacaaAAGTGTACTtgtttataataattaaatctttgggTTGGGGCAATCAGGGACTTGTGAGCAGGGccgaccggagcaagcagaggtcctaaattcaattcccaaaaaccacatgaaggctcacaaccatctgtacatcgacagtgtactcatacataaaataaataaatctttttttgtttcttttttcgagacagggtttctctgtgtaNccctggctatcctggaactcactctgtagaccaggctggcctcgaactcagaaatccatctgcctctgcctcccaagtgctgggattaaaggcatgcgccgccccTTCCCcgcaataaatctttttttaagggaaaaaaaaaaaaaaagggctggtgagatggctcggtgggtaagagcacccgactgctcttccaaaggtgcagagttcaaatcccagcaaccacatggtggctcataaccatctgtaacaagatctgacgccctcttctggagtgtctgaagatagctacagtgtacttacatataataaataaataaatctttaaaaaaaagaaaaaaaaaaaacttggttttGCTGCAACAGAACTTACCTTGAGACTCTATCTGATGTTGGCTTAAATAAAGGCTCTTgaaattgctaaaaaaaaaaaaaaaattattaaaggaaatgacttc of Mus pahari chromosome 4, PAHARI_EIJ_v1.1, whole genome shotgun sequence contains these proteins:
- the Ssr2 gene encoding translocon-associated protein subunit beta, whose product is MRLLAVVVLALLAVSQADEGARLLASKSLLNRYAVEGRDLTLQYNIYNVGSSAALDVELSDDSFPPEDFGIVSGMLNVKWDRIAPASNVSHTVVLRPLKAGYFNFTSATITYLAQEGGPVVLGSSSAPGQGGILAQREFDRRFSPHFLDWAAFGVMTLPSIGIPLLLWYSSKRKYDTPKPKKN